TAAGTTACAGGAACACCTACTGGATTTACAGCTTGCAATATTACTTTTATCTCTGAGCTTTTTAAAGGACCCCATTCGCATTCAAGTTTTCTCATTTGCCTTATTCTGTCACGCATAAGAACACCTTTAGCGTTTCTATTACTCTTATCACTATCAAGGTCAATTAAATTTACTTGAAATGATTTAGGAGCAGCAACCGCCGCTCCTCCAATTAATAAAGCCATGTCACCACTCCTATATTTCTATTAATGTTTTTCCTGCTTGTTTTTGAAGCTTATTTATAGCTTTTATTGCTGCTTTTCCCAAAGGTGTGTCTCCTATTCTAATTAATAAATCTAAGTTTATATCAGGAATAGGTTGGTTATTTCCTCCAGGAGAATCACCTTTTATTTTCTTAATAGCTTCAATTAACTCCTTAATTTCATCTATTAAGCTATTAATTTCATTTGAAGTATCAGAGCTGCTAGTACCTGTCATGGAAAGCTGTGGTTGCTGTATAGTTGATATTCCTGCAATAGCATTTTTTATATTACCTATGGTGTTTACAGCACTGCTTATTAAGGATATAGTGTCTTTAAGATTAAGCACCATTTCACCACCGCTAAAATCAATCATTTCTGGACCTACTTCACCAGTCATTGCAAGACCTTTTTTAGCGCTATTAGTACCTTTAGCATATCCTACATATCCACCGCCATTTGTCATACTTTTTATACCAGGTACATTTAATATACTTCCGTATCTAGCAATACTGTATCTTATGGAAGCTACTGCATTATGAATTGGATTCCAAATATCATCCATACCAGGTAACTTATAAGCGTTAAATGTGCTGTCTATGGTTTGCATTAATCCTTTGGAAGGGTGTCCTGCTGCGGCATTACTGTCCCAAAGATTAATAGCCTTGGGATTCCCACCAGATTCATGCATTGCTATTTGCTCCAGTGCTGGCAAAGCACTCATTGACTGCCCTGTTAGAGCTAATGCGGTTGAAAGCCAACTTTTAATGTTACCGCTTGCACCACCAGAGCCACCAAACATGCTACTTAAGAAAGATGCTCCCTTATCGGTCATACCTTTAAGAAATCCGCCTATCTTACCAAAAGCACCTGAATCAATCATAGGCTTAAGCATAACACCTAATGGGCCGCCTAAGCTACCTTTTGCAAGACTTGTAACATCTCCAAAAACAGATTTTACCATAGACCCAATGTCATTGCCTTTTAGGGCGTTTGTAAATCCTTGCACAAAATAATTACCAACTTTGAACATCTCTCTTGAAGGTGAATGAATTCCAAAGATATCTTTTATTTTATTTAGTATTTTATTACCTAGATCTTTGGCAATATCAACTACACTATTAATAGTATTTCTAATACCATCACCGAGAGCGTTAATCATATCTCTACCAAGGTTTCTAAAAGTACTAGGAAGGTTACGAAACCAATTTATAAGTCCATTCCATGTGTTTTTAGCATTGTTTACGGTATTAGATGAACTGTTACTGATGATGTTTTTAAAGCCATCCCATGCACTACTAATATTGCTACGCATTACACCCCATGTGTTTGAAGCGTTTTGCTTTAAATTATTTAATGAGTTTGATGTATTTTGTCTTATATTATTCCAAGAATTCTGTATGTTTTGTCCTATACTATTCCATGTAGTTTGAGCGCCTTTCTTCATATCGCTCCATTTTGATGAAGTAGTTTGCTTTATATTATCCCATGTAGATTGGGTATTTTGCTTTATAGAACTCCACTTTTCTTGGATATCCTGTTTCATTTCTCCAATTTTATCTTTAATATTAGCAACACCATCATTTACGGTTGCTTTTAGATTACTCCATATATCACTAAAAAAGCCTTTTATCTCTTCCCAATGTTTTTTTATAATAAGTGGTATGCCTATGAATGGAGCTATTATAACAAGTAGTACTGGTCCCCATGTAGCAAAGAAATCTTTAAGATCATCCCATAATTTAGAGAAAAAGTCCTTAATTCCATTCCATACATAAGCCGCAGTATCTTTTATTGCATTCCAACATTTTACTAAAAATGCTGAAACCGTATCCCAATTTTTATATAAGAGAATTCCTATTGCAATTACAGCAGCAATGCCCAATACTACTAATCCTATAGGCGATAATAATATACTAAAGGCACCACTTAATATAGTTCCAAAATTTTTAACCGTATTAAAGACGCCCCAAAATGTTTTTAAGGCTATAGTTACGCCATTCCAAGCTAGAGCAAAACTTCCTAAAGCTATTATTATAACATCCAGTACAGGCTTACCGTCACTCATGAGCCAATCAATGACGCTGCTTAATACATCAAATAATTTTCCTACTGCATCAAGGACAGGACTAATTGCTGGAGCTACCATATTTACAAACCAATTTACGAAAGGTGCTACAAAATTAGTAAATATAAATAATGCCAGTTCTCCAATCTTAAGACCTAGTTTTACGAGACCTTCAAAGGCATGTTGTCCTCCATGATCCCATATCCAACCTAATTGTTGAGTTACATTTTCTATAACTTTACTTCCAGCAAGTAGAGCCTGCATAAATATATTTGCAAATTTGGGGCCTTCTTCACCCCATACTCTTCTAACAGATAATAGCATTTTATCTATAAGAGAAAGTACATTGTTAAGGGCATTAGCTAAGGATTGTATTACCTGTGTTCCTATGCTTCCATTATTCCAGGCATTGGCAAAGGTATGTCCTATATCTCCAACAATATTTAAAATATCCTGGAGAATTTTCAGCATATAGACAAGAGTTGTTTCTCCGGTACCATTAGTCCATACTGTGTAAAAACTTTTTCCTATAGCCCCAAGTAAAGCAAGTATTCCATTAAGTGCATGTTTAGCAGCATTAATAGTATTCTGCCCTTCTCTAGCCCAAGCATTTTGGAATGGCTTCCATATGTTAGCTAATATATCTTTAAATTTATCAGCCCACTTTGATGTTGTTGCCTCAATTGGTGCCATATTTGCCATAGGAGTTATTGGAGTTATAACACCGCTTCCTGGTGGAGTAGTTTCCTTAGGAGTATCCGGAGTATCAGTTTTGTTATTTCCTAGACTTAACTTATTAATTTCATCAAATCCTGCAAGAGCTCCTGTCACTTCTTTAGCGGCTTTTTTTGTTTGGTCCGCTGATTTCTTAGCAGATTTTCCAACGCCGCCTAAACTATTAGCTGCCTTTTGTGCCTGCTTATCTGCTATGTTCATAGCCCCTATTTGATTCTGCATAGCTTTCGCCGATTGAAAACTAGCTTCATAGGTAGTACCAAAAAGCTGACTTATAAAACTAGCAAGATAAGCTGTGGCGGTAGCTAATGCACTCATTAAGCTATTAAGTGCTGGCAATATAGCTTCGTATATAGGCATAAATGCTGTGTAAAGGTTGCTTTTAATCTGATTCAAGCTATTTGCAAACTGGGCATTTACCATTAGTGTAGAGCCTATAAACTTACCTAAAGAAGTAATTCCCCCAATTACCATAGGGAATATTAAGCCCCATGTAAACATGCTGCTTATGAACATACTTATACCACCGTAGGCATTATTCATATTACTATGCATATCTTTAGTGGAGTTACTCATATTATGCATATGCTTATCAGCTTTAGATGCTGCGCTACTCATTCCAATCATTTTAGTAGCTGCTTCACTCATGCCTGAGCCTGCATTTTTAGCAGCACTGCCTAATATATCAAATTGCTTATCCAAGTCAGCAAGCTTAAATCCCATCTTGTCAGATTGACCAATAAGCTTATTTATGCTAGTTTCAGTTTTTAAAATCTGTTCTAAAAGCTTATTTTTCCTAGCGCCGTCAAAAGCCATATTATAAGATTCTTTTAAGCTTGCAAGTTTAGCCTGTTGCTGCTCAATTTTAGCATTAGTTATATCTAAACTTTTGCCTAAATTAGCTATTTGAGCTTTTAGAGCTTCCATATTAACACCAGTATTTATTTTGGGCATAGGTGGTGCTCTAGGCTGTGCTGTGGATACCTTAAAATTTTGTTTTGGCATACTAAAGTTTTTAGGCATATCAAACTCCACAGGAACTTTTATCTTCTTTTGATTAGCTAAGCCTTTTTCAATAGCTTCGCTAATATTTTTTTCAATTATTTTCTGCATAGCTTTCATAGAACTTTCAATAGAATTTGTTATACTCTTTCCAATATCTACACTGCCTATATTTTTTAAAGCAGATTCCAATTGATTCCCTATTTTGCTAGCAACCTGTTCTATTTGTTTTCCTAAATCACTGGTAACTTCTAAATCTAAACTTATTTTACCCACAGAATTATTGTCTGCCACAACTCCACCTCCCTTTTTAGACAAAATAAAAACACCTAGTAATAACTAAGTGTTTACCAGAATATTATTTAATTTTCCATGTATGACCACAATTAAGACATTTAACTTTACCCTTTTTACTACTTAATCCTCCCATAGTTGCTCCTGCGGCAGTACCTAAAGGACCAGCAACAGACCCTATTGCTCCACCAACTACAGCTCTACCTAAACTAAGCTTTTTAGTTACAAAAGTTATATTCGTACTTCTGCATTTAGGACAGAAAGGTACATGATCTTTTTTAAGCTGTTCAAGTCTTTCCTTTTGGTATTCTTTTTCTAATCTTTTCTTAGAACCACTAAATGGATGCATAGCGTCTAACATTTCATCCCTTTTTCTTTTTATTTCTTGCATTTCAATTTCATGCTTTTCTCTTTTCTCAGCTATTTTTCTATTTGTTTCTGCTTGTTTATCAGCCATTTTTTTCATAAAATCTTTAATTCCCATACAAAATTACCCCCTCTTTTTACCACAATTATACTATATTTTCAGGAGTATTTGTATAGATTAACCAAAAGCTTTTGCAAACATTTGTTCAATTTCTTTAACCTGTGCTGCTTTCTCTTCATCAGACATGTTTCTTATCTGCCTACTTCTCCACTCATTTCTTATTCTACGTTGCTCTTTAGTAAAGTGCTTAAGCATATCCTTATCCTCTTCACTACGAATACTAACTATCTGTCCTAGTGGAGTTTTAGGCATTATTCCACCGAGTAGAGTACAGAATTCACCCCAGGACATATCGGGTTCATTTCTTAATCTAATACCATATTGGGCGGTAAAACTGGCTTCAATAAGCCCCCAGTCATCATATATATCATACCACTGTTCTACTTTTTTTTATTTTGATCCTTAGCTGCTTCTTCTACTTCTTCTAAAGATGTATCCCCTAAAGCTGCCATAATAGTATTTATTATGGTAGTGTAGTTTGGAATAGTTAAATCAAGGCTTTCTATATAATCAAAAGCTTCAGGACCTAGAGCTACCTTAATAACTGTATCTATTTTTTCAAAGTCACCCAATTTATCATCCTTGTGTATATCATCAATCTTAAGCCCTACAGCTTTACTTGTGTTTATTTTAAAAATGTGTTCTTCATCAATTTTTACTTCTGGCTTTGAATTATCAAGCCTTCCTGCTATATCATACAATCTTCCCATTTATATTATCTCCTCTCTATTTTAAGGTATTGCTGGTGCTGGTGTATATGTTGGCTTACCATCTGATTGTAATTCTAGCTCTAATCCGGATACATTTGTACTGTCTCCACCAAAAGGAGTAGTCACATTAACAATACAATCAAATTCAAGTTTTGCACCATTTGGAAATATAATTGCAGATTTACTAGAACAATCAAGTCCACTCTTCCAAGCCAATCCTGCTACATAATCATTTCCTGGGTCTCCTACATTCCTTTTACCATTAAGACCAATAGTAAATCCTTTACCAGTCATAAGTCTACGGACCCATCCCTCTGTATCCATAGGTGTCCATTCTTCTATATTTCCATCAATACTAGGAGAAAAAGTTTCCATGTCCTTTATAGTTTTCATGTCAGTTTCGGAGCTAGTTCTTCCTAACACACCGATTTGGAACTGGATATTAAATACTGGATAAACTCCACCTGTAAATGCCATATTTCATTACCTACCTTTCATAAATTATTGTTGTTTCAATTACAAATTCAAAAATACAGTTGTTATCTGTTCCTACTCCTATAGGTTCGCTGGTCCTCATATCAAATTGAATAACCCTCTTACCCGCTATAACAGCACTTTGACCAAAGAGTACATCATATACCTCTTGTGCCTTTTGCTCCGCCGGAGTAGTATTTTTTCCCCAGTGAATTAAGATTGATATAGTCTTAGTAGCATAAGTTGTGTTATCTAATCCACCTACAGCTATATTGGGCTTACCACCTTCCACACTATAGATTCCAATACACTGCTCTTGACTTCCATCTATCTTTCCTACATACCACTTAGGGCAATCTATTTTAGTTTTAAGCCAGTCTTTTATTTCGCTGAGTAACATTATTTAACCAGCCCCTTACTTAACTGTTTAAGAAACTTTTTATAAATATCTTTTGCATAATTCTTTTTTCTGCCATATAAATAAGCGTGCATCCATTTACCTTGTGCCATTGGATTTTTATCTTTTCTAAAGTCATACTCAGGATGCCAGTAAAGCCTACGTGCATATGGAGTATC
This genomic window from Clostridium pasteurianum DSM 525 = ATCC 6013 contains:
- a CDS encoding DUF6711 family protein — encoded protein: MALLIGGAAVAAPKSFQVNLIDLDSDKSNRNAKGVLMRDRIRQMRKLECEWGPLKSSEIKVILQAVNPVGVPVTYPDPYTGNDQTRTFYAGDRTAPAYDFSNETWLGLKMDLIEV
- a CDS encoding transglycosylase SLT domain-containing protein translates to MSKKGGGVVADNNSVGKISLDLEVTSDLGKQIEQVASKIGNQLESALKNIGSVDIGKSITNSIESSMKAMQKIIEKNISEAIEKGLANQKKIKVPVEFDMPKNFSMPKQNFKVSTAQPRAPPMPKINTGVNMEALKAQIANLGKSLDITNAKIEQQQAKLASLKESYNMAFDGARKNKLLEQILKTETSINKLIGQSDKMGFKLADLDKQFDILGSAAKNAGSGMSEAATKMIGMSSAASKADKHMHNMSNSTKDMHSNMNNAYGGISMFISSMFTWGLIFPMVIGGITSLGKFIGSTLMVNAQFANSLNQIKSNLYTAFMPIYEAILPALNSLMSALATATAYLASFISQLFGTTYEASFQSAKAMQNQIGAMNIADKQAQKAANSLGGVGKSAKKSADQTKKAAKEVTGALAGFDEINKLSLGNNKTDTPDTPKETTPPGSGVITPITPMANMAPIEATTSKWADKFKDILANIWKPFQNAWAREGQNTINAAKHALNGILALLGAIGKSFYTVWTNGTGETTLVYMLKILQDILNIVGDIGHTFANAWNNGSIGTQVIQSLANALNNVLSLIDKMLLSVRRVWGEEGPKFANIFMQALLAGSKVIENVTQQLGWIWDHGGQHAFEGLVKLGLKIGELALFIFTNFVAPFVNWFVNMVAPAISPVLDAVGKLFDVLSSVIDWLMSDGKPVLDVIIIALGSFALAWNGVTIALKTFWGVFNTVKNFGTILSGAFSILLSPIGLVVLGIAAVIAIGILLYKNWDTVSAFLVKCWNAIKDTAAYVWNGIKDFFSKLWDDLKDFFATWGPVLLVIIAPFIGIPLIIKKHWEEIKGFFSDIWSNLKATVNDGVANIKDKIGEMKQDIQEKWSSIKQNTQSTWDNIKQTTSSKWSDMKKGAQTTWNSIGQNIQNSWNNIRQNTSNSLNNLKQNASNTWGVMRSNISSAWDGFKNIISNSSSNTVNNAKNTWNGLINWFRNLPSTFRNLGRDMINALGDGIRNTINSVVDIAKDLGNKILNKIKDIFGIHSPSREMFKVGNYFVQGFTNALKGNDIGSMVKSVFGDVTSLAKGSLGGPLGVMLKPMIDSGAFGKIGGFLKGMTDKGASFLSSMFGGSGGASGNIKSWLSTALALTGQSMSALPALEQIAMHESGGNPKAINLWDSNAAAGHPSKGLMQTIDSTFNAYKLPGMDDIWNPIHNAVASIRYSIARYGSILNVPGIKSMTNGGGYVGYAKGTNSAKKGLAMTGEVGPEMIDFSGGEMVLNLKDTISLISSAVNTIGNIKNAIAGISTIQQPQLSMTGTSSSDTSNEINSLIDEIKELIEAIKKIKGDSPGGNNQPIPDINLDLLIRIGDTPLGKAAIKAINKLQKQAGKTLIEI
- a CDS encoding Gp15 family bacteriophage protein codes for the protein MYDDWGLIEASFTAQYGIRLRNEPDMSWGEFCTLLGGIMPKTPLGQIVSIRSEEDKDMLKHFTKEQRRIRNEWRSRQIRNMSDEEKAAQVKEIEQMFAKAFG
- a CDS encoding phage tail tube protein; amino-acid sequence: MAFTGGVYPVFNIQFQIGVLGRTSSETDMKTIKDMETFSPSIDGNIEEWTPMDTEGWVRRLMTGKGFTIGLNGKRNVGDPGNDYVAGLAWKSGLDCSSKSAIIFPNGAKLEFDCIVNVTTPFGGDSTNVSGLELELQSDGKPTYTPAPAIP
- a CDS encoding phage tail terminator protein — encoded protein: MLLSEIKDWLKTKIDCPKWYVGKIDGSQEQCIGIYSVEGGKPNIAVGGLDNTTYATKTISILIHWGKNTTPAEQKAQEVYDVLFGQSAVIAGKRVIQFDMRTSEPIGVGTDNNCIFEFVIETTIIYER